A genomic window from Antedon mediterranea chromosome 4, ecAntMedi1.1, whole genome shotgun sequence includes:
- the LOC140047210 gene encoding retinoic acid receptor RXR-alpha-B-like isoform X4 — protein MDSMSELDSISPISAMSSVQSPTTTMGSSPLSAHSHGGLGSPQMSGPLGHMQSPNLSSMSSSSHEDIKPIISNPLVYAQPHSSMPGIPHLQIPGSHMPSSQLSGGATSPMGHMPGQSMHKSICAVCGDRASGKHYGVYSCEGCKGFFKRTVRKDLSYACRDERNCIVDKRQRNRCQYCRYQKCIAMGMRREAVQEERQRKDKCSGDGEVESTSGSNNDMPVEKILEAEMAVEPNTDTYVDTQNDPVTNICQAADKQLFTLVEWAKRIPHFSELILDDQVTLLRAGWNELLIAAFSHRSIAVTNGILLATGLHVHRNSAHTAGVGTIFDRVLTELVAKMREMRMDKTELGCLRAIVLFNPDAKNLSSVQKVEELREKVYASLEEYCRNQYPDESGRFAKLLLRLPALRSIGLKCLEHLFFFKLIGDTPIDTFLMEMLEAPNNN, from the exons aTTCAATAAGTCCAATATCAGCGATGAGTTCGGTACAGTCTCCCACGACTACCATGGGGTCATCGCCTCTATCAGCACATTCACACGGAGGTCTTGGCTCGCCGCAGATGTCTGGACCGCTCGGTCACATGCAGTCACCAAATCTATCAAGCATGAGCTCATCATCGCATGAAGATATTAAACCGATAATTTCAAATCCTTTAGTATACGCTCAACCACATTCGTCAATGCCAGGCATACCCCATCTACAGATTCCAGGCAGTCATATGCCTTCTAGCCAATTATCTGGGGGAGCTACCTCTCCCATGGGGCATATGCCGGGACAAAGCATGCATAAAAGCATATGTGCAGTTTGTGGAGACAGAGCATCAG GTAAACATTATGGCGTGTATAGCTGTGAGGGTTGTAAAGGATTCTTTAAACGAACAGTACGTAAAGATTTGTCATATGCGTGCCGAGACGAAAGGAACTGCATTGTAGATAAACGTCAAAGGAATCGCTGTCAGTATTGTAGATACCAAAAATGCATTGCCATGGGAATGAGAAGAGAAG CCGTACAAGAAGAAAGGCAGCGTAAAGACAAATGCAGCGGGGATGGTGAGGTAGAAAGTACGAGTGGGTCAAACAATGACATGCCAGTTGAGAAGATATTGGAAGCTGAAATGGCCGTAGAACCAAATACAGATACGTATGTTGACACACAG AATGACCCAGTGACCAATATATGCCAAGCAGCAGATAAGCAGTTGTTTACATTAGTGGAGTGGGCAAAGAGGATTCCTCATTTCTCAGAACTAATTCTTGACGATCAGGTGACACTTCTCAGAGCag GATGGAATGAGTTGTTGATTGCTGCATTTTCACATCGTTCAATTGCTGTGACAAATGGTATTCTGCTTGCGACCGGCTTGCACGTACACAGAAACAGCGCCCACACCGCTGGAGTGGGAACTATATTTGATAGAGTACTCACGGAACTTGTAGCCAAGATGAGGGAGATGAGGATGGATAAGACGGAACTCGGCTGCCTCAGGGCAATTGTCCTTTTCAATCCAg ATGCAAAGAATCTGTCGTCAGTCCAGAAAGTCGAGGAACTCCGAGAGAAAGTGTACGCATCGCTGGAAGAGTATTGTCGGAACCAGTATCCGGACGAATCCGGTCGATTTGCCAAATTACTTCTACGATTACCGGCACTACGATCCATCGGACTTAAATGCTTGGAACATctcttcttttttaaattgatcGGCGATACCCCTATCGATACGTTTCTCATGGAAATGTTGGAGGCACCTAACAATAACTAA
- the LOC140047210 gene encoding retinoic acid receptor RXR-alpha-B-like isoform X3 encodes MSSVQSPTTTMGSSPLSAHSHGGLGSPQMSGPLGHMQSPNLSSMSSSSHEDIKPIISNPLVYAQPHSSMPGIPHLQIPGSHMPSSQLSGGATSPMGHMPGQSMHKSICAVCGDRASGKHYGVYSCEGCKGFFKRTVRKDLSYACRDERNCIVDKRQRNRCQYCRYQKCIAMGMRREAVQEERQRKDKCSGDGEVESTSGSNNDMPVEKILEAEMAVEPNTDTYVDTQNDPVTNICQAADKQLFTLVEWAKRIPHFSELILDDQVTLLRAGWNELLIAAFSHRSIAVTNGILLATGLHVHRNSAHTAGVGTIFDRVLTELVAKMREMRMDKTELGCLRAIVLFNPDAKNLVSVQKTIHNSRAVATDSTNRVPFVYSTDAKNLSSVQKVEELREKVYASLEEYCRNQYPDESGRFAKLLLRLPALRSIGLKCLEHLFFFKLIGDTPIDTFLMEMLEAPNNN; translated from the exons ATGAGTTCGGTACAGTCTCCCACGACTACCATGGGGTCATCGCCTCTATCAGCACATTCACACGGAGGTCTTGGCTCGCCGCAGATGTCTGGACCGCTCGGTCACATGCAGTCACCAAATCTATCAAGCATGAGCTCATCATCGCATGAAGATATTAAACCGATAATTTCAAATCCTTTAGTATACGCTCAACCACATTCGTCAATGCCAGGCATACCCCATCTACAGATTCCAGGCAGTCATATGCCTTCTAGCCAATTATCTGGGGGAGCTACCTCTCCCATGGGGCATATGCCGGGACAAAGCATGCATAAAAGCATATGTGCAGTTTGTGGAGACAGAGCATCAG GTAAACATTATGGCGTGTATAGCTGTGAGGGTTGTAAAGGATTCTTTAAACGAACAGTACGTAAAGATTTGTCATATGCGTGCCGAGACGAAAGGAACTGCATTGTAGATAAACGTCAAAGGAATCGCTGTCAGTATTGTAGATACCAAAAATGCATTGCCATGGGAATGAGAAGAGAAG CCGTACAAGAAGAAAGGCAGCGTAAAGACAAATGCAGCGGGGATGGTGAGGTAGAAAGTACGAGTGGGTCAAACAATGACATGCCAGTTGAGAAGATATTGGAAGCTGAAATGGCCGTAGAACCAAATACAGATACGTATGTTGACACACAG AATGACCCAGTGACCAATATATGCCAAGCAGCAGATAAGCAGTTGTTTACATTAGTGGAGTGGGCAAAGAGGATTCCTCATTTCTCAGAACTAATTCTTGACGATCAGGTGACACTTCTCAGAGCag GATGGAATGAGTTGTTGATTGCTGCATTTTCACATCGTTCAATTGCTGTGACAAATGGTATTCTGCTTGCGACCGGCTTGCACGTACACAGAAACAGCGCCCACACCGCTGGAGTGGGAACTATATTTGATAGAGTACTCACGGAACTTGTAGCCAAGATGAGGGAGATGAGGATGGATAAGACGGAACTCGGCTGCCTCAGGGCAATTGTCCTTTTCAATCCAg ATGCTAAGAATCTAGTCTCAGTACAGAAAACCATACATAATTCAAGAGCTGTAGCCACAGATTCAACAAACCGTGTTCCTTTTGTTTATTCAACAGATGCAAAGAATCTGTCGTCAGTCCAGAAAGTCGAGGAACTCCGAGAGAAAGTGTACGCATCGCTGGAAGAGTATTGTCGGAACCAGTATCCGGACGAATCCGGTCGATTTGCCAAATTACTTCTACGATTACCGGCACTACGATCCATCGGACTTAAATGCTTGGAACATctcttcttttttaaattgatcGGCGATACCCCTATCGATACGTTTCTCATGGAAATGTTGGAGGCACCTAACAATAACTAA
- the LOC140047210 gene encoding retinoic acid receptor RXR-alpha-B-like isoform X2, with amino-acid sequence MHSISPISAMSSVQSPTTTMGSSPLSAHSHGGLGSPQMSGPLGHMQSPNLSSMSSSSHEDIKPIISNPLVYAQPHSSMPGIPHLQIPGSHMPSSQLSGGATSPMGHMPGQSMHKSICAVCGDRASGKHYGVYSCEGCKGFFKRTVRKDLSYACRDERNCIVDKRQRNRCQYCRYQKCIAMGMRREAVQEERQRKDKCSGDGEVESTSGSNNDMPVEKILEAEMAVEPNTDTYVDTQNDPVTNICQAADKQLFTLVEWAKRIPHFSELILDDQVTLLRAGWNELLIAAFSHRSIAVTNGILLATGLHVHRNSAHTAGVGTIFDRVLTELVAKMREMRMDKTELGCLRAIVLFNPDAKNLVSVQKTIHNSRAVATDSTNRVPFVYSTDAKNLSSVQKVEELREKVYASLEEYCRNQYPDESGRFAKLLLRLPALRSIGLKCLEHLFFFKLIGDTPIDTFLMEMLEAPNNN; translated from the exons ATGC aTTCAATAAGTCCAATATCAGCGATGAGTTCGGTACAGTCTCCCACGACTACCATGGGGTCATCGCCTCTATCAGCACATTCACACGGAGGTCTTGGCTCGCCGCAGATGTCTGGACCGCTCGGTCACATGCAGTCACCAAATCTATCAAGCATGAGCTCATCATCGCATGAAGATATTAAACCGATAATTTCAAATCCTTTAGTATACGCTCAACCACATTCGTCAATGCCAGGCATACCCCATCTACAGATTCCAGGCAGTCATATGCCTTCTAGCCAATTATCTGGGGGAGCTACCTCTCCCATGGGGCATATGCCGGGACAAAGCATGCATAAAAGCATATGTGCAGTTTGTGGAGACAGAGCATCAG GTAAACATTATGGCGTGTATAGCTGTGAGGGTTGTAAAGGATTCTTTAAACGAACAGTACGTAAAGATTTGTCATATGCGTGCCGAGACGAAAGGAACTGCATTGTAGATAAACGTCAAAGGAATCGCTGTCAGTATTGTAGATACCAAAAATGCATTGCCATGGGAATGAGAAGAGAAG CCGTACAAGAAGAAAGGCAGCGTAAAGACAAATGCAGCGGGGATGGTGAGGTAGAAAGTACGAGTGGGTCAAACAATGACATGCCAGTTGAGAAGATATTGGAAGCTGAAATGGCCGTAGAACCAAATACAGATACGTATGTTGACACACAG AATGACCCAGTGACCAATATATGCCAAGCAGCAGATAAGCAGTTGTTTACATTAGTGGAGTGGGCAAAGAGGATTCCTCATTTCTCAGAACTAATTCTTGACGATCAGGTGACACTTCTCAGAGCag GATGGAATGAGTTGTTGATTGCTGCATTTTCACATCGTTCAATTGCTGTGACAAATGGTATTCTGCTTGCGACCGGCTTGCACGTACACAGAAACAGCGCCCACACCGCTGGAGTGGGAACTATATTTGATAGAGTACTCACGGAACTTGTAGCCAAGATGAGGGAGATGAGGATGGATAAGACGGAACTCGGCTGCCTCAGGGCAATTGTCCTTTTCAATCCAg ATGCTAAGAATCTAGTCTCAGTACAGAAAACCATACATAATTCAAGAGCTGTAGCCACAGATTCAACAAACCGTGTTCCTTTTGTTTATTCAACAGATGCAAAGAATCTGTCGTCAGTCCAGAAAGTCGAGGAACTCCGAGAGAAAGTGTACGCATCGCTGGAAGAGTATTGTCGGAACCAGTATCCGGACGAATCCGGTCGATTTGCCAAATTACTTCTACGATTACCGGCACTACGATCCATCGGACTTAAATGCTTGGAACATctcttcttttttaaattgatcGGCGATACCCCTATCGATACGTTTCTCATGGAAATGTTGGAGGCACCTAACAATAACTAA
- the LOC140047210 gene encoding retinoic acid receptor RXR-alpha-B-like isoform X1: MDSMSELDSISPISAMSSVQSPTTTMGSSPLSAHSHGGLGSPQMSGPLGHMQSPNLSSMSSSSHEDIKPIISNPLVYAQPHSSMPGIPHLQIPGSHMPSSQLSGGATSPMGHMPGQSMHKSICAVCGDRASGKHYGVYSCEGCKGFFKRTVRKDLSYACRDERNCIVDKRQRNRCQYCRYQKCIAMGMRREAVQEERQRKDKCSGDGEVESTSGSNNDMPVEKILEAEMAVEPNTDTYVDTQNDPVTNICQAADKQLFTLVEWAKRIPHFSELILDDQVTLLRAGWNELLIAAFSHRSIAVTNGILLATGLHVHRNSAHTAGVGTIFDRVLTELVAKMREMRMDKTELGCLRAIVLFNPDAKNLVSVQKTIHNSRAVATDSTNRVPFVYSTDAKNLSSVQKVEELREKVYASLEEYCRNQYPDESGRFAKLLLRLPALRSIGLKCLEHLFFFKLIGDTPIDTFLMEMLEAPNNN, translated from the exons aTTCAATAAGTCCAATATCAGCGATGAGTTCGGTACAGTCTCCCACGACTACCATGGGGTCATCGCCTCTATCAGCACATTCACACGGAGGTCTTGGCTCGCCGCAGATGTCTGGACCGCTCGGTCACATGCAGTCACCAAATCTATCAAGCATGAGCTCATCATCGCATGAAGATATTAAACCGATAATTTCAAATCCTTTAGTATACGCTCAACCACATTCGTCAATGCCAGGCATACCCCATCTACAGATTCCAGGCAGTCATATGCCTTCTAGCCAATTATCTGGGGGAGCTACCTCTCCCATGGGGCATATGCCGGGACAAAGCATGCATAAAAGCATATGTGCAGTTTGTGGAGACAGAGCATCAG GTAAACATTATGGCGTGTATAGCTGTGAGGGTTGTAAAGGATTCTTTAAACGAACAGTACGTAAAGATTTGTCATATGCGTGCCGAGACGAAAGGAACTGCATTGTAGATAAACGTCAAAGGAATCGCTGTCAGTATTGTAGATACCAAAAATGCATTGCCATGGGAATGAGAAGAGAAG CCGTACAAGAAGAAAGGCAGCGTAAAGACAAATGCAGCGGGGATGGTGAGGTAGAAAGTACGAGTGGGTCAAACAATGACATGCCAGTTGAGAAGATATTGGAAGCTGAAATGGCCGTAGAACCAAATACAGATACGTATGTTGACACACAG AATGACCCAGTGACCAATATATGCCAAGCAGCAGATAAGCAGTTGTTTACATTAGTGGAGTGGGCAAAGAGGATTCCTCATTTCTCAGAACTAATTCTTGACGATCAGGTGACACTTCTCAGAGCag GATGGAATGAGTTGTTGATTGCTGCATTTTCACATCGTTCAATTGCTGTGACAAATGGTATTCTGCTTGCGACCGGCTTGCACGTACACAGAAACAGCGCCCACACCGCTGGAGTGGGAACTATATTTGATAGAGTACTCACGGAACTTGTAGCCAAGATGAGGGAGATGAGGATGGATAAGACGGAACTCGGCTGCCTCAGGGCAATTGTCCTTTTCAATCCAg ATGCTAAGAATCTAGTCTCAGTACAGAAAACCATACATAATTCAAGAGCTGTAGCCACAGATTCAACAAACCGTGTTCCTTTTGTTTATTCAACAGATGCAAAGAATCTGTCGTCAGTCCAGAAAGTCGAGGAACTCCGAGAGAAAGTGTACGCATCGCTGGAAGAGTATTGTCGGAACCAGTATCCGGACGAATCCGGTCGATTTGCCAAATTACTTCTACGATTACCGGCACTACGATCCATCGGACTTAAATGCTTGGAACATctcttcttttttaaattgatcGGCGATACCCCTATCGATACGTTTCTCATGGAAATGTTGGAGGCACCTAACAATAACTAA